GTGATGGCGTAGGAGCTTGCCATGGGAATTGCCGCAGAGAAAGTTTCTGGATGGTGTTCGGCAAAGTACCAACTCCCATTACCACCATTGCTATAACCCATGACCGCAATTTTTTCCGGGTCTACGTTCCAGTATTTGATGGCATATGTAACCAAGTTGATTACTTTTGTCACGTTATTTTCTGTGCTCCATAGCTGATTTTCTCCTTCTGGGGCAATGATTACGGTTTTATCATCTTCCAGACCAGGCAACGCCAAACATTCAAAAAATGTCTTGTATGTATCTCCACCACCTGCCCAATGGAGCGCTATGATCAGCTGATATTTATCAAGGTTCGTATCTGGAAAGTCTAGTATTACCTGATACTTATTCCCATAATGGTTACTGAGCGTTTTATTCTGTATGCCCTGGCTTACCTTAATTTTTGTAAAGGACTTTTCGGACTTACTCAATTCTTGAGTAGTCCCGCAATAAAACAGCAGGCAGCTAAAAAAAATACAAACACCTTTTAATCGGCTCATATCCTTGGATATTCCGTTTGCGTAAGTTCATGCTTTACCCCACCAGTATGTGCAGTATTCTGTTTTTCAAAAAGTAAGAGCTGTACTTCTTCACCATTTTTGGTAGATGGGCAGTGTTCCACACCTTTGGGAACCACAATAATCTCCCCTTCTTTTACCACCTCGGTACGGTCCCGAAATTTCATGTACATCGTACCTTTTAAAACTTGAAAAAGCTCGTCTTCATGCTCATGGGCGTGCCATACAAATTCGCCCTGAATTTTTGCCAATATCACCTGCA
This sequence is a window from Maribacter aestuarii. Protein-coding genes within it:
- a CDS encoding cupin domain-containing protein; its protein translation is MKPINLKEKHALFTKQWHPHQIATVDDMQVILAKIQGEFVWHAHEHEDELFQVLKGTMYMKFRDRTEVVKEGEIIVVPKGVEHCPSTKNGEEVQLLLFEKQNTAHTGGVKHELTQTEYPRI
- a CDS encoding prolyl oligopeptidase family serine peptidase, with protein sequence MSRLKGVCIFFSCLLFYCGTTQELSKSEKSFTKIKVSQGIQNKTLSNHYGNKYQVILDFPDTNLDKYQLIIALHWAGGGDTYKTFFECLALPGLEDDKTVIIAPEGENQLWSTENNVTKVINLVTYAIKYWNVDPEKIAVMGYSNGGNGSWYFAEHHPETFSAAIPMASSYAITEKIGIPLYVIHGERDELFSVTKTSEWVRKSKEAGSDITFVKNESLSHFQGCSYVGELKRAHEWLQNLWKDK